One stretch of Corynebacterium callunae DSM 20147 DNA includes these proteins:
- a CDS encoding response regulator transcription factor, whose product MTTILIVEDEESLADPLAFLLRKEGFDTIIAGDGPTALVEFSRNDVDIVLLDLMLPGMSGTDVCKELRTVSTVPVIMVTARDSEIDKVVGLELGADDYVTKPYSSRELIARIRAVLRRRGVSESEAEEVDDDQILEGGRVRMDVDSHTVSVDGKPVSMPLKEFDLLEYLLRNAGRVLTRGQLIDRIWGADYVGDTKTLDVHVKRLRSKIEEEPSRPRYLVTVRGLGYKFEL is encoded by the coding sequence ATGACGACAATCCTGATCGTTGAAGATGAGGAATCGTTGGCGGATCCTTTGGCCTTCCTTCTCCGCAAAGAAGGTTTTGACACCATCATCGCAGGTGACGGCCCTACAGCTCTTGTAGAATTCAGCCGCAATGATGTTGACATCGTGCTTTTGGATCTTATGCTTCCCGGAATGTCCGGCACTGACGTTTGCAAAGAACTCCGTACCGTCTCTACTGTCCCGGTAATTATGGTGACTGCCCGCGACTCTGAGATCGATAAAGTTGTGGGTCTAGAGCTCGGCGCCGATGACTATGTGACCAAGCCATATTCCTCACGCGAGCTCATCGCCCGTATCCGTGCAGTACTGCGCCGCCGTGGAGTTTCGGAAAGCGAAGCCGAAGAGGTTGATGACGATCAAATCCTCGAAGGTGGCAGGGTAAGAATGGACGTTGACAGCCACACAGTCAGCGTTGATGGCAAGCCAGTCAGCATGCCTTTGAAGGAATTTGATCTTTTGGAGTATTTGCTGCGCAATGCTGGCCGAGTACTCACCCGCGGCCAGCTTATTGACCGCATTTGGGGCGCAGATTATGTCGGCGACACCAAAACCCTCGATGTTCACGTCAAGCGATTGCGTTCCAAGATCGAAGAAGAGCCTTCTCGCCCCCGTTACCTAGTAACTGTGCGTGGCCTGGGCTATAAATTCGAGCTCTAA
- the mshA gene encoding D-inositol-3-phosphate glycosyltransferase — protein MRIAMISMHTSPLQQPGTGDSGGMNVYVLSTAKELAKQGVEVDIYTRATRPSQGEIVNVAPNLRVINIVAGPYEGLAKEELPTQLAAFAGGMLVFTRREKIEYDLIHSHYWLSGQVGWLMRDMWRIPLVHTAHTLAAVKNYYRDDTDTPESEARRICEQQLVDNADVLAVNTQEELQDLVHHYDANPEHISVVSPGADVTLYNPGNDRATERSRRELGIPLHTKVVAFVGRLQPFKGPQVLIRAVAELFRRDPNRNLRVIICGGPSGQNASPDTYRNLAVELGVEKRIRFLDPRPPAELVSVYRAADIVAVPSFNESFGLVAMEAQASGTPVVAARVGGLPIAVAEGETGLLVDGHDPALWADTLATLLDDDETRIRMGEDAVEHAQAFSWFATAAQLSSLYNEVIANDSVDGQTRFGAAGGV, from the coding sequence ATGCGCATCGCAATGATCTCCATGCATACCTCCCCGCTACAGCAGCCGGGAACGGGTGATTCTGGAGGAATGAACGTCTACGTTTTGTCCACTGCCAAGGAGCTGGCAAAGCAGGGCGTAGAGGTAGATATTTATACCCGAGCCACGCGACCATCCCAGGGTGAGATCGTAAATGTGGCCCCTAACCTGCGGGTTATTAATATCGTGGCAGGTCCCTATGAAGGCTTGGCCAAGGAAGAACTGCCTACTCAGCTGGCGGCTTTTGCCGGCGGCATGTTGGTATTTACGCGCCGTGAAAAGATTGAATATGATCTCATTCACTCTCACTATTGGCTATCTGGCCAGGTGGGTTGGCTGATGCGCGATATGTGGCGCATTCCTCTAGTGCATACTGCACACACCTTGGCTGCGGTGAAAAACTATTATCGCGATGACACCGACACACCTGAATCGGAAGCGCGGCGTATTTGTGAGCAGCAATTGGTGGATAATGCCGATGTGCTGGCCGTGAATACGCAGGAAGAATTACAGGATTTGGTGCATCACTATGACGCAAATCCGGAGCACATTTCAGTGGTGTCGCCCGGTGCTGATGTCACGCTTTATAACCCGGGCAATGATCGTGCTACTGAGCGTTCCCGCCGTGAGCTGGGTATTCCTTTGCATACCAAAGTGGTTGCCTTTGTTGGTCGCTTGCAGCCCTTTAAAGGTCCGCAGGTGCTCATCCGCGCGGTTGCGGAGCTTTTCCGCCGCGATCCTAATCGCAATTTGCGAGTAATCATTTGTGGTGGCCCTTCAGGGCAGAATGCCTCTCCAGATACCTATCGCAACCTGGCAGTGGAGTTGGGCGTCGAAAAGCGTATTCGCTTTCTTGATCCCCGCCCGCCGGCCGAACTGGTTTCGGTCTATCGCGCCGCCGATATTGTCGCGGTGCCGAGCTTTAATGAGTCCTTTGGGCTGGTCGCCATGGAGGCACAGGCCAGCGGCACGCCCGTGGTGGCTGCACGCGTGGGTGGCCTCCCGATTGCCGTTGCAGAGGGCGAAACCGGGTTGCTCGTGGACGGTCACGATCCGGCCCTGTGGGCCGACACCCTTGCAACGCTGCTTGACGACGACGAAACTCGCATCAGAATGGGAGAAGACGCAGTTGAGCACGCCCAAGCTTTTTCCTGGTTTGCTACGGCGGCACAGCTATCCTCCCTGTATAACGAGGTAATTGCCAATGACAGCGTAGATGGCCAAACCCGTTTTGGAGCAGCGGGCGGAGTGTGA
- a CDS encoding DUF1801 domain-containing protein, which translates to MTDFAEVPGTAAPLHNALNAAGYPDLESLDGVPYKTLIALHGVGKVGLGRIQVALEERGLALGAETKGATITAGHTGKVASDIKTHITGVDPLNYIEALDTPRRVEHGKQLLEIFNRVTGAEPKMWGPSMIGYGETHYISHTGREGDWFQVGFSPAKSKISLYGLKDSERGAKLLPELGKYTEGRGCVYINKPEDVDLEVLEQLIATSWATLN; encoded by the coding sequence ATGACTGATTTCGCGGAAGTACCCGGCACTGCAGCTCCCTTGCACAATGCTCTCAACGCGGCGGGCTATCCAGACCTGGAATCGCTTGATGGAGTGCCCTATAAAACGCTTATTGCGCTGCATGGAGTGGGCAAGGTTGGATTGGGGCGCATCCAGGTAGCTTTGGAGGAACGCGGCCTAGCGCTTGGCGCAGAAACCAAGGGCGCCACCATTACAGCTGGTCATACCGGCAAAGTAGCCTCCGATATCAAAACGCATATCACCGGCGTGGATCCGCTGAACTATATCGAGGCGCTCGACACCCCGCGCCGGGTGGAGCATGGCAAGCAGCTTTTGGAAATTTTCAACCGCGTCACCGGGGCAGAGCCCAAGATGTGGGGACCTTCGATGATCGGCTATGGAGAAACCCACTACATCTCCCACACCGGCCGCGAAGGCGATTGGTTCCAAGTGGGATTTAGTCCTGCCAAGTCCAAGATTTCGCTTTATGGCCTTAAAGACTCTGAGCGTGGAGCTAAGCTTTTGCCGGAATTGGGCAAGTACACCGAGGGCCGAGGCTGTGTGTACATCAATAAGCCTGAAGATGTTGACCTTGAGGTGTTAGAGCAGCTCATCGCCACTTCTTGGGCCACCTTAAACTAA
- a CDS encoding DUF2505 domain-containing protein encodes MATRSENTITINQPIDKVHEALTTEAYWAYIAANLSPEAGEVNEFSAADGSADVTLFEVLPLDVLPEAVRAMISQALKVKRVVNVPAFNNNAGTINYLADVKGTPVDFKGTIAVNGDDTATTFAYSNEVSVNIPFMGPAIEPKVADALGELFGNEGALTEKWISENL; translated from the coding sequence ATGGCAACGCGTAGCGAAAACACAATTACCATTAATCAGCCCATCGATAAGGTCCACGAGGCGCTGACCACTGAAGCGTACTGGGCCTACATCGCAGCAAACCTCTCCCCAGAAGCAGGCGAGGTGAATGAGTTCTCTGCAGCCGACGGCAGCGCAGATGTCACCCTCTTCGAGGTACTTCCATTGGACGTACTTCCAGAGGCAGTGCGCGCCATGATCAGCCAGGCACTCAAGGTCAAGCGAGTAGTTAACGTTCCAGCATTCAACAACAACGCTGGCACCATCAACTACCTTGCAGACGTCAAGGGCACCCCAGTTGACTTCAAGGGCACCATCGCTGTGAATGGCGACGACACCGCCACCACCTTTGCATACAGCAATGAAGTCTCCGTCAACATCCCATTCATGGGCCCTGCCATCGAGCCAAAGGTAGCCGACGCACTTGGCGAGCTCTTCGGCAACGAAGGTGCACTCACCGAAAAGTGGATCTCCGAGAACCTCTAA
- a CDS encoding phosphoglyceromutase, translating into MTNGKLILLRHGQSEWNASNQFTGWVDVNLTAQGEAEAKRGGELLVEAGILPDVLYTSLLRRAIRTANIALNSADRHWIPVVRDWRLNERHYGALQGLNKAETKDKYGDDLFMQWRRSYDTPPPELADDAEFSQANDPRYAELETVPRTECLKDVVIRLIPYFEEEILPRAQKGENVLIAAHGNSLRALVKHLDGISDADIAELNIPTGIPLVYEIAEDGSVVNPGGTYLDPEAAAAGAAAVANQGNK; encoded by the coding sequence ATGACTAACGGAAAACTGATTCTTCTGCGTCACGGTCAGAGCGAATGGAACGCATCCAACCAGTTCACTGGATGGGTCGACGTCAATCTGACTGCGCAGGGTGAGGCTGAAGCCAAGCGTGGCGGCGAGCTCCTCGTTGAGGCCGGTATCCTGCCAGACGTTCTTTATACCTCTTTGCTGCGTCGTGCGATCCGCACCGCAAACATCGCGCTGAACAGCGCAGATCGTCACTGGATTCCCGTTGTTCGTGACTGGCGCCTCAACGAGCGTCACTACGGTGCGCTGCAGGGCCTGAACAAGGCTGAAACCAAGGACAAGTACGGCGATGACCTCTTCATGCAGTGGCGTCGTTCCTACGACACCCCACCACCAGAGCTTGCCGACGACGCTGAGTTCTCCCAGGCTAACGATCCTCGTTATGCAGAACTTGAGACCGTGCCTCGCACCGAGTGCCTCAAGGATGTTGTTATCCGCCTGATCCCTTACTTCGAAGAAGAGATCTTGCCTCGCGCACAAAAGGGTGAGAACGTTCTTATCGCAGCTCACGGCAACTCCCTGCGTGCGCTGGTGAAGCACCTTGATGGCATCTCCGATGCAGACATTGCCGAGCTCAACATCCCAACCGGTATCCCACTGGTTTATGAGATTGCTGAAGACGGCAGCGTAGTAAACCCAGGTGGCACCTACCTGGATCCTGAAGCAGCAGCAGCTGGCGCAGCAGCAGTGGCAAATCAGGGTAATAAGTAG
- a CDS encoding methyltransferase domain-containing protein has product MVDHAHNLRASFNVPTTGKKIKPIGVITRGTTGVNRLRRFDRWCFHHDRVRSLVAGYGFGTLALDVGYGASHTTTVEWGRWLHRLDSKMRVVGLEINPERVLPAQGGVSFELGGFELAGYQPQLVRAFNVLRQYDVEQVADAWNTVTSRLAPGGLFFEGTCDEIGRRCSWITLDATGPVTLTLAWDPWGVEKPSDVAERLPKVLIHRNVPGEKIYSLLAAADAAWDYSAGWEPYGPRVRWEKARLMLVEQGWPIEIPRRRVGDCLLTVPWDVVAP; this is encoded by the coding sequence ATGGTCGATCACGCTCATAATCTCCGCGCTTCATTTAATGTCCCAACAACTGGGAAAAAAATTAAGCCAATTGGCGTGATCACTCGTGGCACCACCGGTGTGAATCGTCTACGACGCTTCGATCGGTGGTGCTTTCATCATGACCGGGTCCGCTCGCTTGTAGCTGGCTATGGTTTTGGGACTCTGGCTTTGGATGTCGGTTACGGCGCCAGCCACACCACCACCGTGGAATGGGGACGCTGGCTACACCGCCTCGATTCAAAAATGCGCGTGGTGGGCCTAGAAATTAATCCCGAAAGAGTTTTACCTGCTCAAGGCGGAGTTTCCTTCGAGCTTGGCGGCTTTGAACTAGCCGGCTATCAGCCCCAACTTGTGCGGGCCTTCAATGTGCTGCGCCAATACGATGTGGAGCAGGTTGCCGATGCGTGGAATACCGTCACCTCTCGACTTGCCCCCGGTGGATTATTTTTTGAAGGCACCTGCGATGAAATCGGCAGACGCTGCAGCTGGATCACCTTGGATGCAACCGGTCCTGTGACATTAACGCTGGCATGGGATCCTTGGGGTGTAGAAAAACCTTCTGACGTGGCCGAACGACTGCCAAAGGTGCTGATCCACCGCAATGTTCCCGGCGAAAAGATCTACTCTTTGCTTGCCGCTGCTGATGCTGCCTGGGATTATTCCGCCGGCTGGGAGCCCTATGGACCGCGGGTGCGCTGGGAAAAGGCTCGGCTGATGCTTGTTGAACAAGGCTGGCCCATTGAAATCCCCCGGCGACGTGTGGGTGACTGCCTCTTAACTGTGCCCTGGGATGTTGTTGCGCCCTAA
- a CDS encoding UDP-N-acetylmuramate dehydrogenase, which produces MLDSSLAQEIAAIDGVELDSEVTFADLTTLHIGGKPRLAVRCRTTAAVVAVVKLLDDASLPLLIVGGGSNLVVADGDLDVVAVIIEADAVSVNFAESTITAEAGAQWDDVVAFSVESGLGGIECLSGIPGSAGATPVQNVGAYGTEVSDVLTQVQLYDRHSGEVSWVPASELELAYRYSNLKFTNRAVVLAITMQLLPDGLSAPLRYGELARRLAVSASEWQPRRPIRLVRDMVLELRRGKGMVVDAGDHDTWSAGSFFTNPIVDPAVATSVFEKVGEPTMPRYPAGEDKEKLSAAWLIERAGFAKGHPGPGAKAALSNKHTLALTNRGEASATDLLRLAQEIRAGVHDAFGVTLVPEPVWIGMSIDD; this is translated from the coding sequence GTGTTGGATTCATCGCTAGCCCAAGAAATTGCCGCAATTGACGGTGTAGAACTTGATTCTGAGGTCACTTTTGCTGATCTCACGACCCTCCATATAGGGGGAAAACCGCGCCTAGCTGTGCGTTGTCGGACCACCGCCGCGGTGGTTGCCGTTGTTAAATTGCTTGACGACGCCTCCCTCCCGCTGCTCATTGTGGGCGGGGGCTCCAACCTTGTTGTCGCCGATGGCGATTTAGATGTGGTTGCTGTCATCATCGAAGCCGATGCAGTAAGCGTGAATTTTGCCGAGTCCACCATCACCGCTGAAGCTGGAGCACAGTGGGATGATGTTGTGGCCTTCTCGGTGGAATCCGGGTTGGGCGGAATTGAATGTCTTTCCGGAATTCCAGGTTCTGCAGGTGCCACGCCGGTGCAAAATGTGGGAGCCTATGGCACGGAAGTATCTGATGTATTAACTCAGGTGCAGCTTTATGATCGTCACTCTGGTGAGGTCTCCTGGGTACCAGCCTCCGAGTTGGAGTTGGCATATCGCTATTCAAACCTGAAGTTCACAAATCGTGCCGTGGTTTTGGCCATCACCATGCAACTATTGCCAGATGGTTTGTCCGCCCCTTTGCGATACGGCGAGTTGGCTCGTCGATTAGCAGTTTCGGCGTCTGAGTGGCAACCACGCCGCCCTATTCGACTAGTCCGCGATATGGTGCTGGAATTGCGCCGCGGCAAGGGCATGGTGGTCGATGCAGGCGACCATGACACCTGGTCAGCGGGCTCATTTTTTACCAACCCCATCGTCGATCCTGCAGTTGCCACCTCCGTTTTTGAAAAAGTTGGCGAGCCCACAATGCCGCGCTACCCAGCAGGCGAGGACAAAGAAAAGCTTTCCGCAGCCTGGCTTATTGAGCGTGCAGGTTTTGCCAAGGGACACCCCGGCCCTGGCGCAAAAGCTGCGCTGAGCAATAAACACACCTTGGCGCTGACTAATAGGGGAGAAGCGAGCGCAACTGACCTGCTGCGCCTCGCCCAGGAAATTCGCGCCGGGGTACACGATGCTTTTGGAGTGACCTTAGTTCCTGAACCCGTATGGATTGGAATGAGTATCGATGACTGA
- a CDS encoding sensor histidine kinase produces the protein MGTFLAFVLGVVLMGLALPAYSRIKDRLRRHKSAITLSQNQVTTVGQVLHLAIQGSPTGITVVDRTGDVILSNGSAHELGIVHERTVDNEVWRVAQEAFQDQETHSLDVYPDKNPRRPGNRITAVQAVVKPLTLIDDRFVIIYATDESENVRMESARRDFVANVSHELKTPVGGMALLAEALMESSDDPEQVVYFGSRLHREAHRMADMINELISLSKLQGAERLPDMEPVKVDSIIDEAIERTQLAADNANIEIVRGDRTGVWVEADRSLLVTAVANLISNAINYSPKSVPVSVSQSIRNNVVMIRVTDRGIGIAPEDQGRVFERFFRVDKARSRQTGGTGLGLAIVKHVMANHGGSISLWSRPGTGSTFTLELPVYQPESKEPAEAKQGPSLDSPIRTTASRNSGRRKEKS, from the coding sequence GTGGGCACTTTTCTTGCTTTCGTTTTGGGCGTGGTCCTCATGGGCCTCGCCCTACCTGCGTATTCCCGAATCAAGGACAGACTGCGCCGCCACAAATCAGCAATTACCCTTTCTCAAAATCAGGTAACCACGGTGGGCCAGGTCTTGCACCTAGCCATTCAGGGCTCACCAACTGGCATCACCGTTGTGGACCGCACCGGTGATGTCATCCTTTCCAATGGCAGTGCCCATGAGCTGGGCATTGTCCACGAGCGCACGGTTGACAATGAAGTGTGGCGCGTGGCCCAGGAAGCTTTCCAGGACCAAGAAACCCATTCTTTAGATGTTTATCCAGATAAAAACCCGCGTCGCCCGGGCAACCGCATCACTGCAGTGCAGGCCGTAGTTAAACCCCTAACGCTTATCGACGACCGCTTTGTGATCATCTACGCAACCGATGAATCCGAAAATGTGCGTATGGAATCCGCTCGCCGTGACTTCGTAGCCAATGTCTCCCATGAACTTAAAACCCCTGTTGGTGGCATGGCTCTATTGGCTGAAGCGCTGATGGAATCCTCCGATGACCCTGAACAAGTGGTTTATTTTGGATCCCGACTCCACCGCGAAGCTCACCGCATGGCGGATATGATCAACGAGCTCATCTCCCTTTCCAAGCTGCAGGGTGCTGAACGACTCCCCGATATGGAACCCGTCAAAGTGGATTCCATCATCGACGAAGCCATCGAAAGAACCCAACTTGCCGCCGACAATGCAAATATCGAAATTGTCCGTGGTGATCGCACCGGAGTCTGGGTGGAAGCCGATCGTTCCCTCCTGGTTACTGCTGTAGCTAATTTGATCAGCAACGCAATTAACTATTCCCCCAAGTCAGTGCCGGTTTCTGTATCCCAAAGCATCCGTAACAACGTGGTGATGATCCGAGTTACTGACCGTGGCATCGGAATTGCACCCGAAGATCAGGGCCGCGTTTTTGAAAGATTCTTCCGCGTGGACAAAGCTCGTTCCCGACAAACCGGCGGAACTGGCCTTGGCCTGGCTATTGTTAAGCATGTGATGGCCAATCATGGCGGTAGTATTAGTTTGTGGTCGCGTCCAGGAACTGGCTCCACATTCACGCTCGAACTTCCTGTCTATCAACCAGAGTCCAAGGAACCGGCTGAAGCTAAGCAGGGTCCAAGTTTAGACTCACCAATTCGCACGACTGCGTCCAGAAATTCGGGACGCCGAAAGGAAAAATCATGA
- a CDS encoding long-chain-fatty-acid--CoA ligase: MSAYETKAWLQHYPEWTPHSLEYGETTLLDVYDNNLAINAEKSATYFFGRTQTYAELDKEVRSIAAGLRALGVRPGDRVAIVLPNCPQHIAAFYAALKLGATVIEHNPLYTAHELLEPFKDHGARVAIVWDKAAPTVEKLRSETPLETIVSVNMINAMPTLQRFALKLPIPALRKTRDSLSGTAPNTVPYETLKSAAMGGEGEDVVSEPSVTKETIALILYTSGTTGRPKGAQLSHGNLFANLLQGKSWVPGLGDKPERLLGALPMFHAYGLTMVGTLSVFIGGEMVLLPTPRIDLIMNLMKKHTPTWLPGVPTLYEKIVDASDEMNIPIKGVRNSFSGASTLPTRTVERWESHTGGLLVEGYGLTETSPIIVGNPMNKSRRPGYVGIPFPDTLVRIANPENLDETLPDGTEGEVLVKGPQVFQGYLNQPEATASSFHGEWYRTGDVGVMEEDGFVRLVARIKEVIITGGFNVYPVEVEEVLIEHPDIQDAAVVGLPREDGSENVVAAITLVEGAALNPEGLKEFARENLTRYKVPRTFYHFEEMPRDQMGKIRRREVQAELIKKTQK; encoded by the coding sequence ATGTCAGCATACGAAACCAAGGCCTGGCTCCAGCACTATCCCGAGTGGACTCCGCACTCTCTTGAATATGGCGAGACCACGCTGCTGGACGTTTATGACAACAACCTGGCCATCAATGCCGAAAAGTCAGCCACCTACTTCTTTGGCCGCACCCAAACCTATGCGGAGCTGGACAAAGAAGTTCGTAGCATTGCAGCGGGCTTGCGTGCCCTGGGTGTTCGCCCTGGTGACCGCGTAGCCATCGTCTTGCCAAACTGCCCGCAGCACATTGCAGCTTTCTACGCAGCACTCAAGCTGGGCGCCACTGTCATCGAGCACAATCCGCTCTACACCGCCCATGAGCTTTTGGAGCCTTTTAAGGATCATGGCGCACGCGTAGCAATTGTGTGGGATAAGGCTGCTCCAACTGTGGAAAAACTTCGCAGTGAGACTCCTTTGGAAACCATCGTTTCCGTCAACATGATCAACGCAATGCCAACTCTGCAGCGTTTTGCTCTGAAGCTGCCTATCCCTGCATTGCGTAAGACTCGCGATTCCCTCTCCGGAACTGCACCCAACACTGTGCCTTATGAGACTCTCAAGAGTGCCGCAATGGGTGGCGAAGGCGAAGATGTAGTTTCCGAACCTTCAGTCACAAAAGAGACCATCGCCCTGATTCTCTACACTTCCGGCACCACTGGCCGTCCAAAGGGCGCGCAGCTTTCCCACGGCAACCTTTTTGCCAATTTGTTGCAGGGTAAAAGCTGGGTACCTGGTCTTGGCGATAAACCAGAGCGCCTGCTCGGTGCCCTGCCAATGTTCCACGCCTATGGCCTGACCATGGTCGGAACCCTCTCTGTGTTTATCGGCGGCGAAATGGTGCTGCTGCCAACTCCACGCATCGACCTCATCATGAACCTGATGAAGAAGCACACTCCCACTTGGCTGCCCGGCGTTCCTACTCTCTACGAGAAGATCGTCGACGCCTCTGATGAGATGAACATCCCAATTAAGGGCGTGCGCAATTCCTTCTCTGGCGCCTCTACCCTGCCAACACGCACTGTTGAGCGTTGGGAAAGCCACACCGGTGGCCTGCTGGTGGAAGGTTATGGCCTCACCGAGACCTCTCCAATCATCGTGGGTAACCCCATGAATAAGAGCCGTCGCCCAGGTTATGTGGGAATTCCTTTCCCAGACACCCTGGTTCGCATTGCTAATCCAGAAAACCTCGATGAGACCCTGCCAGATGGCACTGAGGGCGAAGTTTTGGTTAAGGGCCCACAGGTTTTCCAGGGCTATCTCAATCAGCCAGAAGCAACCGCCTCCAGCTTCCACGGCGAGTGGTACCGCACCGGCGATGTCGGAGTCATGGAAGAAGATGGCTTTGTACGTTTGGTTGCTCGTATCAAGGAAGTCATCATCACCGGCGGCTTCAACGTTTATCCGGTTGAGGTGGAAGAAGTCCTCATCGAGCACCCTGATATTCAGGATGCTGCGGTAGTTGGATTGCCACGAGAAGATGGCTCTGAGAATGTTGTTGCAGCTATCACCCTGGTGGAAGGCGCTGCACTGAACCCAGAGGGCTTGAAGGAATTCGCCCGCGAAAACCTCACTCGCTACAAGGTTCCACGCACCTTCTATCACTTTGAGGAGATGCCTCGCGATCAAATGGGCAAGATTCGCCGTCGCGAAGTTCAGGCCGAGTTGATTAAGAAGACTCAGAAATAA